From a single Verrucomicrobiota bacterium JB022 genomic region:
- a CDS encoding DUF4465 domain-containing protein: protein MPLASSFKAAGLLLGATGLCASLSALQVVDFNEFSLPAESYYQAAPGERVAIQSKGATFYHTRPSWGGTYNEFTYSNSTDNTTPGFSDPSNPNDASAYTGSGDGDANYGMGYIGIDYTGDYSTIPLSVSFEAAVAPQSISLTNSTYAALSMLQGDAFAKQFGGASGDDADYFLLTISGYDASNQLTGIVDFYLADFRFADNSLDYIVDSWETVDLTALGLDVTRLDFNLSSSDTGMFGMNTPSYFAFDNLAFEPGVAVPEPRTVISWLGLAALAMVGLRRRAARS from the coding sequence ATGCCATTAGCGTCTTCTTTTAAAGCTGCCGGTCTGCTCTTGGGGGCGACTGGCCTCTGCGCCTCCCTCTCGGCCTTGCAGGTCGTGGACTTCAACGAGTTTTCGCTGCCGGCGGAGAGCTACTACCAGGCGGCCCCCGGTGAGCGCGTCGCCATCCAGTCCAAGGGTGCAACCTTTTACCACACTCGCCCTTCCTGGGGCGGCACCTACAACGAGTTCACCTACTCGAACTCGACCGACAACACGACGCCGGGCTTCAGCGACCCGTCGAACCCCAACGACGCGAGCGCCTACACGGGCAGTGGCGATGGCGATGCCAACTACGGCATGGGCTACATCGGGATCGACTACACGGGCGACTACTCGACGATCCCGCTCAGCGTGTCGTTTGAAGCCGCCGTGGCCCCGCAGAGCATCAGCCTTACCAACTCGACCTACGCGGCGCTCTCCATGCTGCAGGGCGATGCTTTTGCCAAGCAGTTTGGCGGGGCGAGCGGAGACGACGCCGACTACTTTCTGCTCACGATCAGCGGCTACGACGCCAGCAATCAACTGACGGGCATCGTCGATTTTTACCTCGCCGACTTTCGCTTTGCCGACAACTCCCTCGACTACATCGTCGACTCCTGGGAAACGGTCGACCTGACCGCACTGGGCCTCGACGTGACGCGGCTCGACTTCAACCTGTCGTCCTCAGACACGGGCATGTTTGGCATGAACACCCCCTCTTACTTCGCCTTCGACAACCTGGCGTTTGAGCCGGGCGTGGCGGTGCCGGAGCCCCGCACGGTGATCAGCTGGCTCGGCCTGGCCGCGCTGGCCATGGTGGGCCTGCGGCGGCGGGCAGCGCGCTCGTGA
- a CDS encoding Ig-like domain-containing protein has product MIPRTTPHLRSRYRHMLFLASSLGLLSQAALAELKVDINNTGRPLTEGQDPAFAPWSSNQNWFTSGSNSISATFGNIGVTFTRTGSGGTALSPGYWKAGVQSTSYDVRLTGDGIKVDNGDSGSQIEMRISGLSSGTHTVLLYHNSWDNLSTSALAPVDVLVNGTLLVNNSPQSVRTTNNSTAGTSYVTFSATSGQDVVILIRAETGGSYSVRNLYLNGFEIDTPNAKAQANTPNPPNADEHVNADNGSYTLTWSPAIQGAASHNVYFGTSRSAVENATTGSSQFLGNQTSTSRSVSNLSSAQTYYWRVDEVSSGGAVTKGGVWYFRPRRLAFPGAEGYGRFAQGGRGGVVVEVTNLNDSGAGSLRAAVENDVGPRTIVFTVGGLITLNSPLTVNQPYITLAGQTAPGKGICVRGYSMGWSGAVDNIIRHMRFRPGDISGTTLNGTGMAGVDHTIMDHCSVSWGLDEGISTRNGKNLTLQRTLISEALNIAGHSNYPAGTAHGYAASIGGDVASFHHNLLAHNSGRNWSLAGGLDGAGYYAGKIDIFNNVVYNWDNRTTDGGAHQVNFVNNYYKPGAATSYFYALNAQYDSFPGTQQYYFAGNVMPGRFGLSNQSAGRTRSGDVPSSYSTWVNQPFFPSYATIHSAEDAYKLVLSDVGANQPVLDAHDQRVIQETYNGSYTYTGQGPYGGEPGLPNSQNDVGGWENYPTTYRASGFDSDRDGLPNWWEEMKGLNPNSSQGNFADANVDLVGDQFTELERYLNWMAEPHVMTDENVYVDVPMTPLAAGFPSNASFSVNGAQGGSVSIVSGNVARFTPTNGFSGLGKFNVVVSQGGTTMTRTIGVAVIDDPNTGGGSNNPPTVSITSPANNATITAGSNVTVSANAADSDGTISGVAFYRGQTLLGSDTSPPYSVSWNNVTAGNYVLAAIAVDDDNAQTTSSPVYVTVTGNSGNSTTLQAESASVGGGTTIDSNNAGFNGSGFANAPVSGGYVQFNNVNGGSGGTATLEIRYALGATSSRTGALIVNGSSQNITFNPTGSWTAWTTMSLTVPLQSGTSNTIRFESNGQDLGNLDEITVTPASSGGGTTTLQIESGSIGGGTAIESNNGGFNGSGFANFPSSGGYAQLSGISGSSGAATLEIRYALGASGSRTGALVVNGSSQSITFDTTGAWNVWVIKTVNISLQNGSNNTIRFESNGQDLGNLDEITVSQ; this is encoded by the coding sequence ATGATACCCCGAACTACCCCCCACCTCCGGTCGCGCTACCGGCACATGCTCTTCCTCGCCAGCAGCCTCGGCCTTTTGAGCCAGGCAGCACTGGCCGAACTGAAAGTCGACATCAACAACACGGGGCGACCCCTGACCGAAGGCCAGGACCCGGCCTTCGCGCCTTGGTCTTCCAACCAGAACTGGTTTACCAGCGGCTCGAACTCCATCTCTGCCACTTTCGGCAATATCGGCGTCACCTTTACCCGTACGGGCTCCGGCGGCACAGCCCTCTCGCCGGGCTACTGGAAGGCGGGCGTGCAAAGCACCTCCTACGATGTGCGCCTGACGGGCGACGGGATCAAGGTGGACAACGGCGACAGCGGATCGCAGATCGAGATGCGCATCTCCGGCCTGTCCTCCGGCACCCATACCGTGCTGCTCTACCACAATTCGTGGGACAATTTGAGCACCTCCGCCCTGGCCCCAGTCGATGTACTGGTCAACGGCACCCTGCTGGTCAACAACTCGCCGCAGTCGGTCCGCACGACCAACAACAGCACGGCGGGCACCTCTTACGTGACCTTTTCTGCCACTTCAGGGCAGGATGTGGTGATCCTCATCCGCGCGGAGACAGGCGGCTCCTACTCGGTCCGCAACCTCTACCTCAACGGCTTCGAGATCGACACGCCCAACGCCAAGGCACAGGCGAATACGCCCAACCCGCCGAATGCGGACGAGCACGTAAATGCCGACAATGGCTCTTACACGCTCACCTGGTCCCCCGCCATTCAGGGCGCGGCTTCTCACAACGTCTACTTCGGCACCAGCCGCTCGGCAGTCGAAAACGCGACCACCGGCTCATCTCAGTTTCTGGGCAACCAGACTTCCACCAGCCGCAGCGTCTCCAACCTCAGCAGCGCGCAGACTTACTACTGGCGCGTGGACGAGGTCTCCAGCGGCGGCGCCGTGACGAAGGGAGGCGTGTGGTATTTCCGCCCGCGTCGCCTGGCGTTCCCGGGAGCGGAGGGCTACGGTCGCTTTGCCCAAGGCGGGCGTGGCGGCGTGGTCGTTGAGGTGACGAACCTCAACGACAGTGGCGCGGGCAGCTTGCGTGCAGCAGTCGAAAACGATGTGGGGCCGCGCACGATCGTCTTTACGGTCGGCGGCCTCATCACGCTCAACTCACCGCTGACGGTCAACCAGCCCTATATCACGCTCGCGGGCCAGACGGCACCGGGTAAGGGCATCTGCGTTCGCGGCTACTCGATGGGCTGGAGCGGTGCGGTCGATAACATCATCCGCCACATGCGGTTCCGCCCCGGCGACATCTCGGGCACCACGCTCAACGGCACCGGCATGGCAGGCGTCGATCACACGATCATGGACCACTGCTCGGTCAGCTGGGGACTCGACGAGGGCATCAGCACCCGCAATGGCAAAAACCTGACCCTGCAGCGCACGCTGATCTCCGAGGCGCTCAACATCGCCGGCCACTCCAACTACCCGGCGGGCACGGCACATGGCTACGCCGCGAGCATCGGCGGCGATGTCGCCAGCTTCCACCACAACCTGCTGGCCCACAACTCGGGCCGCAATTGGAGTCTGGCGGGCGGTCTTGATGGCGCGGGCTACTACGCCGGCAAAATCGACATCTTCAATAACGTCGTCTACAACTGGGACAACCGGACGACCGACGGCGGCGCGCACCAGGTCAACTTCGTCAACAACTACTACAAGCCCGGCGCCGCCACGAGCTACTTCTACGCGCTCAACGCCCAGTACGACTCGTTCCCCGGCACGCAGCAGTATTACTTTGCGGGTAACGTGATGCCGGGCCGTTTCGGCCTGAGCAACCAATCGGCAGGGCGCACGCGCTCGGGCGACGTGCCCAGCTCCTACAGCACATGGGTCAACCAGCCCTTCTTCCCGTCTTATGCGACGATCCACTCGGCCGAAGACGCCTACAAGCTGGTGCTCTCCGACGTGGGGGCCAACCAGCCGGTGTTGGATGCGCACGACCAGCGTGTGATCCAGGAGACCTACAACGGCAGCTACACCTACACGGGCCAAGGGCCGTATGGTGGCGAGCCGGGCCTGCCGAATTCGCAAAACGATGTGGGCGGCTGGGAGAACTACCCGACCACCTACCGCGCCTCGGGCTTTGACAGCGACCGCGACGGCCTGCCCAACTGGTGGGAAGAGATGAAGGGCCTCAACCCGAACTCGAGCCAGGGCAACTTCGCAGATGCCAATGTGGACCTCGTGGGCGATCAGTTCACCGAGCTGGAACGCTACCTCAACTGGATGGCGGAACCGCATGTGATGACGGACGAAAACGTCTATGTCGACGTGCCCATGACACCCCTCGCCGCCGGCTTCCCGAGCAACGCCAGCTTCAGCGTCAATGGCGCACAGGGCGGCAGCGTGAGCATCGTCAGCGGTAATGTGGCCCGCTTCACCCCCACCAACGGCTTCAGCGGCCTCGGCAAGTTCAACGTGGTCGTCTCCCAAGGCGGCACCACAATGACGCGCACGATCGGCGTGGCGGTGATCGACGACCCGAATACCGGCGGCGGCAGCAACAACCCGCCCACCGTCTCGATCACCTCGCCGGCCAACAACGCCACCATCACGGCTGGCAGCAACGTAACCGTATCCGCCAACGCCGCCGACAGCGACGGCACGATCTCGGGCGTAGCCTTCTACCGTGGCCAGACCTTGCTGGGCAGCGACACCAGCCCGCCCTACTCCGTCTCCTGGAATAACGTGACGGCAGGCAATTACGTGCTCGCCGCCATCGCGGTGGACGACGACAACGCGCAGACGACCTCCAGCCCCGTCTATGTGACGGTGACGGGTAACAGCGGCAATTCCACCACCCTGCAGGCCGAGTCGGCCAGCGTGGGCGGCGGCACCACGATCGACAGCAACAACGCGGGCTTTAACGGCAGCGGCTTCGCCAATGCTCCGGTCAGCGGCGGCTACGTGCAGTTCAACAACGTGAACGGCGGCAGCGGCGGCACGGCTACCCTGGAGATCCGCTATGCGCTCGGGGCGACCAGCAGTCGCACGGGGGCGTTGATCGTCAACGGCTCCTCGCAAAACATCACGTTTAACCCGACCGGCTCCTGGACGGCCTGGACCACCATGTCGCTGACCGTGCCTTTGCAAAGCGGCACCAGTAACACGATCCGTTTCGAGTCGAACGGGCAAGACCTGGGGAACCTCGACGAGATCACGGTGACGCCCGCCAGCAGCGGCGGCGGCACCACCACGCTTCAGATCGAAAGCGGCAGCATCGGCGGCGGCACGGCGATCGAAAGCAACAACGGCGGCTTCAACGGCAGCGGTTTCGCCAACTTCCCCAGCTCGGGCGGCTATGCCCAATTGAGCGGGATCAGTGGCAGCAGCGGTGCCGCCACGCTGGAGATCCGCTACGCCCTTGGCGCCAGTGGCAGCCGCACGGGTGCGCTGGTCGTCAACGGCTCGTCGCAAAGCATCACGTTTGACACGACGGGGGCCTGGAACGTCTGGGTGATCAAGACGGTCAACATCAGCCTGCAAAACGGCTCGAACAATACGATTCGCTTCGAGTCCAATGGCCAGGACCTGGGCAATTTGGATGAAATCACGGTGAGTCAGTAG
- a CDS encoding ABC transporter permease subunit, producing MSVVNERSYDRYRELLDTGARVFEEDGLPEDLRERLDTISSDFAALNPRVLTWYPWAMVIILMTLMAARFSSIGLGIFTALGMLLVVSMGLWYETMESLALVLAATFFALLIGIPAGVLSAKSKGVDRVVRPILDFMQTMPAFVYLIPAVMLFGLGKVPGLMATLIFAMPPAVRLTSLGIRQVPHEVVEAAQAFGSTPWQMLVKAQLPIALPTILAGLNQTIMLALSMVVIGGMIGAGGLGEIVLQGITQLKIGLGFEGGLGVVILAIFLDRLTQAFGKK from the coding sequence ATGAGCGTGGTCAACGAGCGCAGCTACGACCGCTACCGCGAGCTGCTCGACACGGGGGCCCGGGTCTTCGAAGAAGATGGCCTGCCGGAAGATCTGCGCGAGCGGCTCGACACGATCAGCAGCGATTTTGCCGCGCTCAACCCCCGCGTGCTCACCTGGTATCCCTGGGCCATGGTCATCATCCTCATGACGCTGATGGCCGCCCGCTTTTCCAGCATCGGCCTCGGCATCTTCACCGCGCTGGGCATGCTGCTCGTGGTCAGCATGGGCCTTTGGTACGAGACGATGGAATCGCTCGCGCTGGTGCTGGCTGCGACATTTTTTGCGCTGCTCATCGGCATCCCCGCCGGCGTGCTCTCCGCCAAGAGCAAAGGCGTCGACCGCGTCGTGCGGCCCATCCTGGACTTCATGCAGACGATGCCCGCCTTCGTCTACCTGATCCCCGCCGTCATGCTCTTCGGGCTCGGCAAAGTTCCCGGCCTCATGGCCACCCTTATTTTCGCAATGCCCCCTGCGGTGCGCCTCACCAGCCTCGGCATCCGTCAGGTGCCGCACGAGGTGGTGGAAGCCGCGCAGGCCTTCGGCTCCACCCCGTGGCAAATGCTCGTCAAGGCGCAGTTGCCCATCGCGCTGCCCACGATCCTCGCGGGGCTCAACCAGACGATCATGCTCGCGCTCTCGATGGTTGTGATCGGCGGGATGATCGGGGCGGGCGGCCTCGGCGAAATCGTGCTGCAAGGCATCACCCAATTGAAAATCGGCCTCGGGTTCGAGGGCGGTCTCGGCGTGGTCATCCTCGCCATTTTCCTCGACCGCCTCACCCAGGCCTTCGGCAAGAAGTGA
- a CDS encoding glycine betaine ABC transporter substrate-binding protein: MKKLLLLLAASLGLGSLASAQIKIAYPNWAEGVAITHLVEAIVEDRMGYDVELTMADPGAIYAAVAQGQQDAFLDGWLPNTHEPYWEEYGDQLEDLGPFYGNGVTGLVVPTYMDVDSIEDLNDIADDLDGKIVGIGTGAGIYRNTNVAIDEYGLDLEQVASSGPAMTAALADAIRNEEPIVVTGWKPHWMFGRFDLKVLDDPRGVYPIDGLKKLVRKDFREEYPEVTQFLVNFSLSEDTLLDLMLAIDDAGNDDPSEVVRDWMLRHEPLIDSWMPR; this comes from the coding sequence ATGAAAAAACTCCTCCTCCTGCTCGCCGCCTCGCTCGGCCTTGGCAGCCTGGCCAGCGCCCAGATCAAGATCGCTTACCCGAACTGGGCCGAAGGCGTGGCCATTACCCATTTGGTTGAAGCGATCGTCGAAGATCGCATGGGCTACGACGTCGAACTGACCATGGCCGATCCCGGTGCGATCTACGCCGCCGTGGCTCAAGGCCAGCAAGACGCCTTCCTCGACGGCTGGCTGCCCAACACCCACGAGCCCTATTGGGAAGAATACGGCGACCAGCTCGAAGACCTCGGGCCTTTTTATGGCAACGGCGTCACCGGCCTCGTCGTCCCCACCTACATGGACGTGGACAGCATCGAAGACCTCAACGACATTGCCGACGACCTCGACGGCAAGATCGTGGGCATCGGCACCGGTGCAGGCATCTACCGCAACACCAACGTCGCCATCGACGAATACGGCCTCGACCTGGAGCAAGTCGCCTCCTCCGGCCCGGCCATGACGGCCGCCCTGGCCGACGCCATCCGTAACGAAGAGCCGATCGTCGTGACCGGCTGGAAGCCGCACTGGATGTTTGGCCGCTTCGACCTGAAGGTGCTCGACGACCCGCGCGGCGTCTACCCGATTGACGGCCTCAAGAAGCTTGTGCGCAAGGACTTCCGCGAGGAATACCCGGAAGTGACCCAGTTCCTCGTCAACTTCAGCCTCTCCGAAGACACGCTGCTCGACCTGATGCTCGCCATCGACGATGCGGGTAACGACGACCCCTCTGAAGTCGTGCGCGACTGGATGCTTCGCCACGAGCCCCTGATCGACAGCTGGATGCCGCGCTGA
- a CDS encoding sialate O-acetylesterase: MHFIAPHPPHPFRFIAASLACLAGASTLAAAVSLPAVLSDGAVLQRDAAVPIWGWAEAGEDVAVTFRGETYTTSASEDGRWRIELTPQPAGGPYTLEVAGETMITLRDVYLGDVWLCSGQSNMELPVERVKERYATEIASSANPQIRYFGVQQVADFEAPRDDVQSEGWLTASPETVLRFNAVGYFFARALQAEVGVPIGIVNASVGGTPIEAWMSEEALTAFPRELAEAHRWRDDALRREAQDRNEQILADWDREAAEQDRGLNGPTPWFALDLDVEGWPTLQVPGFWDEQGLEPMHGVVWFRREFTVPESMVGQPAMAYLGTIVDADETYLNGQRIGNTTYQYPPRRYEIPAGLLRAGRNVLTIRAFAHQNRGEFTPDKPFEITTGESTIDLHGPWQYQVGARLEPREALTFVNWNPLGLHNGMIAPLTPFPVKGVLWYQGESNVDEASMYEARLRALVMDWRRQRQDADLPFIWVQLANFLQPDTAPSESEWARLRDAQRRALDLPATGMAVAIDVGEWNDAHSLNKSAVGERLALEARRVAYGEDDLVSAGPLLRSAQREGSKVRLRFDHVGSGLIARGGYAPRHFAVSGPDGRFVKAEARIEGDSVVVWSPQVASPTHVRYAWADTPLGANLYNREGLPASPFEVNVD; this comes from the coding sequence ATGCACTTTATCGCGCCCCACCCGCCCCACCCGTTTCGTTTCATCGCCGCCAGCCTGGCTTGCCTCGCCGGGGCGAGCACCTTGGCGGCCGCCGTTTCCCTGCCCGCCGTCCTCAGCGATGGGGCCGTGTTGCAACGCGATGCCGCCGTGCCGATCTGGGGCTGGGCCGAAGCGGGTGAAGACGTCGCAGTGACCTTCCGGGGCGAGACGTATACCACTTCTGCCAGTGAGGACGGGCGCTGGCGGATCGAGCTGACGCCGCAGCCAGCCGGTGGCCCGTATACGCTGGAGGTCGCAGGCGAGACCATGATCACGCTGCGCGACGTGTATTTGGGCGACGTGTGGCTCTGCTCCGGCCAGTCCAACATGGAGCTGCCAGTCGAGCGGGTAAAGGAGCGCTATGCGACTGAGATTGCGTCGTCGGCCAATCCGCAGATTCGCTACTTCGGGGTGCAGCAGGTCGCAGATTTCGAGGCACCGCGCGACGATGTGCAGTCGGAAGGCTGGTTGACGGCGAGCCCGGAGACGGTGCTACGCTTCAACGCGGTAGGCTACTTCTTCGCCCGCGCCTTACAGGCAGAGGTTGGGGTGCCCATCGGCATCGTCAACGCCAGTGTCGGCGGCACGCCCATCGAGGCCTGGATGAGTGAAGAGGCCCTTACAGCCTTCCCCCGCGAACTGGCTGAAGCCCATCGCTGGCGCGACGACGCTCTCCGCCGCGAGGCACAGGACCGCAATGAGCAGATTCTGGCCGACTGGGACCGCGAGGCGGCGGAGCAAGACCGGGGCCTCAACGGCCCCACCCCATGGTTTGCCCTGGATCTCGACGTCGAAGGCTGGCCGACGCTGCAGGTGCCGGGCTTCTGGGATGAACAAGGGCTGGAGCCGATGCATGGCGTGGTGTGGTTTCGACGGGAGTTTACGGTGCCGGAAAGCATGGTCGGGCAGCCGGCGATGGCCTACCTCGGCACCATTGTCGATGCAGACGAGACCTACCTGAACGGCCAGCGCATCGGCAACACGACCTATCAATACCCGCCGCGCCGCTACGAGATCCCGGCAGGGCTGCTGCGCGCGGGGCGCAATGTGTTGACGATCCGCGCCTTCGCCCACCAGAACCGGGGCGAGTTCACGCCCGACAAGCCATTCGAGATCACGACTGGTGAATCCACCATCGACTTGCACGGGCCGTGGCAATACCAGGTGGGCGCACGACTGGAGCCGCGCGAGGCCCTCACCTTCGTCAACTGGAACCCGCTCGGCCTCCACAACGGCATGATCGCCCCGTTGACTCCCTTCCCGGTCAAGGGCGTGCTCTGGTATCAAGGCGAATCCAACGTCGACGAGGCAAGCATGTACGAAGCTCGTCTACGGGCCTTGGTAATGGACTGGCGCAGACAGCGGCAGGATGCAGACTTGCCCTTCATCTGGGTGCAGTTGGCCAATTTTTTGCAGCCCGACACGGCCCCCAGCGAGAGCGAATGGGCGCGCCTGAGAGATGCGCAACGCCGGGCTCTGGATCTGCCCGCCACCGGCATGGCGGTCGCGATTGATGTAGGCGAATGGAACGACGCGCACTCGTTGAACAAGTCGGCGGTGGGCGAGCGGCTGGCCTTGGAGGCTCGCCGGGTGGCCTACGGTGAAGACGATCTGGTGAGCGCCGGCCCATTGCTCCGGTCGGCCCAGCGGGAGGGCTCCAAGGTGCGCCTGCGCTTCGACCACGTCGGCAGCGGCCTGATTGCCCGTGGCGGCTATGCGCCGCGTCACTTTGCGGTGTCGGGGCCAGACGGCCGTTTCGTGAAAGCCGAAGCGCGGATCGAGGGTGATTCTGTAGTGGTGTGGAGCCCACAAGTTGCGAGCCCTACTCATGTCCGCTACGCATGGGCCGACACGCCGCTCGGAGCTAATTTATATAACCGCGAGGGTCTTCCAGCATCGCCATTCGAAGTGAATGTAGATTGA
- a CDS encoding glycine betaine/L-proline ABC transporter ATP-binding protein: MSDTIIEVSHLYKIFGKKPKERALPLVEQGQGKAEVLKRTGCTVGINDASFSIKRREFFVIMGLSGSGKSTVIRCLNRLIEPTAGSIKIDGEEVTQLDAAKLREVRRKKLGMVFQRFGLLPHRTVIDNVAFGLEVQDVPKEQRYEKAMQAIRTVGLEGYEEKMTQELSGGMQQRVGLARALANDPEILLMDEAFSALDPLIRVQLQDELLELQARMHKTIVFITHDLDEALKLGSRIAIMKDGAVVQVGTPEEILTQPADDYVRAFVENVDRSKVLTASTIMKKTEVVYDTAGPHQAARKMRQLNLSTLIVVNRERQYLGYIKIDDVVELRKKVPEELDQESRYTVRPIIKKDLYTATPETAIADLVPYASTSALPIAVLDEGEKLAGIVTRPAILAGIAGD, encoded by the coding sequence ATGAGTGATACGATTATCGAAGTCTCCCACCTCTACAAAATTTTTGGCAAGAAGCCCAAGGAGCGCGCTTTGCCACTGGTGGAGCAGGGGCAGGGCAAGGCCGAAGTGCTCAAGCGCACCGGCTGCACCGTAGGCATCAACGACGCGTCCTTCTCGATCAAGCGCCGCGAGTTTTTTGTCATCATGGGCCTCTCCGGCTCGGGCAAATCGACCGTCATTCGCTGCCTCAATCGCCTGATCGAGCCCACTGCCGGTTCCATCAAGATCGACGGCGAAGAAGTCACGCAGCTCGACGCGGCCAAGCTGCGCGAGGTGCGGCGCAAAAAGCTGGGGATGGTGTTCCAGCGTTTCGGCCTGCTCCCGCACCGCACGGTGATCGACAACGTGGCCTTTGGCCTCGAAGTGCAGGATGTGCCCAAAGAGCAGCGATATGAGAAGGCCATGCAGGCCATCCGCACCGTCGGCCTCGAAGGCTACGAAGAAAAGATGACGCAAGAGCTCTCCGGCGGTATGCAACAACGGGTAGGGCTGGCCCGCGCGCTCGCCAACGACCCCGAGATCTTGCTGATGGACGAAGCCTTTTCTGCGCTCGACCCCCTGATCCGGGTGCAACTGCAGGACGAGTTGCTGGAGCTGCAGGCCCGCATGCACAAGACAATCGTCTTCATCACGCACGACCTCGACGAAGCCCTCAAGCTCGGCAGCCGTATCGCGATTATGAAAGACGGCGCTGTCGTGCAGGTCGGCACGCCGGAAGAGATCCTGACCCAACCGGCCGACGACTACGTGCGCGCCTTCGTCGAAAACGTCGACCGCTCCAAGGTGCTGACCGCCAGCACGATCATGAAAAAGACGGAGGTGGTCTACGATACCGCCGGGCCGCACCAGGCGGCGCGCAAGATGCGCCAGCTCAACCTCTCGACGCTGATCGTCGTCAATCGCGAGCGCCAATACCTCGGCTACATCAAGATCGACGACGTGGTGGAGCTGCGCAAGAAGGTGCCCGAAGAGCTCGACCAGGAAAGCCGCTACACCGTGCGCCCCATCATCAAGAAAGACCTCTACACGGCCACGCCCGAGACGGCTATTGCCGACCTCGTGCCCTACGCCTCCACCTCCGCCCTGCCTATCGCCGTGCTCGATGAGGGGGAGAAACTTGCAGGCATCGTGACCCGCCCCGCCATTCTCGCCGGCATCGCAGGAGATTAA